A window of Leptotrichia wadei contains these coding sequences:
- a CDS encoding peptide ABC transporter substrate-binding protein, producing the protein MKKIIILLAMLIFAISCGKNGGSGKTFTLNLIDEPKSIDPQISTDVNGGTVDDLVTEGLTRKGKNGTFVPGLAKSWDKSADGLKWTFHLRDGIKWSNGDPITAQDFKNGWLRALNPQTASQYSYMLYPIKNAEKYNKKAVSAEKVGIKVINDKTLEVELEAPVPYFDSLVAFKTYMPLNQKFFDKTGDSYFTEANKTLSSGAYTMEKWTHGSEIVFKKNPNYWDAANVKVENIVYKIIPDNNSSLNAFNNKEVDVTSITAEQAKGFKDNPKMISKNDGSVWYLLFNFNNKTLANLKVRKALLMAIDREGLVNNVLNGYGTAAKTLVPKGIGIKGLDNKDFTEGVSTSTLGYNPVEAKKLLAEGLKEVGETNFPKMSMLLNESGNNKVIAEYIQEQLRKNLNIDLDLEPMTAQERWSRMSQKNFDIVFAGWSGDYPDAITYLDLFESSGGNNNGSYSNPQYDALVKTVKGTDDQKVRMDALVKLEGIIAQDLPVGVLFHREKQYLVDKRVKGLEFTPIGGEYYFGNLSLK; encoded by the coding sequence ATGAAAAAGATAATAATTTTATTGGCAATGTTAATTTTTGCCATTTCTTGTGGAAAAAATGGTGGAAGTGGAAAAACATTTACATTGAACCTAATAGATGAGCCAAAATCTATTGATCCGCAAATATCGACGGATGTTAATGGTGGAACTGTTGATGACCTTGTAACGGAAGGATTGACCAGAAAAGGTAAAAATGGAACATTTGTGCCAGGACTTGCAAAAAGCTGGGATAAATCTGCCGATGGGTTAAAATGGACATTTCATCTAAGAGATGGAATAAAATGGAGCAATGGAGATCCAATTACAGCACAAGACTTTAAAAATGGATGGTTACGTGCGTTAAATCCTCAAACTGCTTCACAGTATTCGTATATGCTTTATCCAATAAAAAATGCTGAAAAATATAATAAAAAGGCAGTTTCAGCTGAAAAAGTCGGAATAAAAGTTATTAATGACAAAACTTTGGAAGTGGAATTGGAAGCTCCTGTTCCATATTTTGACAGTTTAGTTGCATTTAAGACATATATGCCATTAAATCAGAAATTCTTTGACAAAACAGGTGACAGCTATTTTACTGAAGCTAATAAAACTTTGTCTTCTGGAGCATACACAATGGAAAAATGGACACATGGTTCAGAAATAGTATTTAAGAAAAATCCTAATTATTGGGATGCTGCTAATGTGAAAGTTGAAAATATTGTTTATAAAATAATTCCTGATAATAATTCTTCATTAAATGCATTTAACAATAAGGAAGTTGATGTAACTTCAATTACAGCTGAACAAGCAAAAGGATTTAAAGACAATCCTAAAATGATTTCAAAAAATGATGGTTCAGTATGGTATTTGCTATTTAACTTTAATAATAAGACTTTAGCAAACTTGAAGGTAAGAAAAGCTCTTCTTATGGCAATCGACAGAGAAGGATTGGTAAACAATGTATTAAATGGATATGGAACAGCTGCAAAAACTCTTGTACCAAAAGGAATCGGAATAAAGGGATTAGATAATAAAGACTTTACAGAAGGTGTTTCTACTTCAACATTAGGATATAATCCTGTAGAAGCAAAAAAATTGCTTGCGGAAGGATTAAAGGAAGTGGGAGAAACTAATTTTCCTAAGATGTCAATGCTGCTTAATGAAAGTGGAAATAATAAGGTTATTGCAGAATATATTCAAGAACAATTGAGAAAAAATTTAAATATTGACTTGGATTTGGAACCTATGACTGCTCAAGAAAGATGGTCAAGAATGAGTCAAAAGAACTTTGATATAGTATTTGCTGGATGGTCTGGAGATTATCCTGATGCAATTACATATCTTGATTTATTTGAATCATCAGGTGGAAATAACAATGGTTCATACAGCAATCCTCAATATGATGCATTAGTTAAAACTGTAAAAGGTACAGATGACCAAAAAGTAAGAATGGATGCACTTGTAAAACTTGAAGGAATAATCGCACAAGATTTACCAGTAGGTGTACTTTTCCACAGGGAAAAACAATACTTAGTTGATAAACGTGTAAAAGGACTTGAATTTACACCAATTGGTGGAGAATATTATTTTGGAAACTTGTCATTAAAATAG